The Amphiura filiformis chromosome 13, Afil_fr2py, whole genome shotgun sequence genome segment CTACAACGAATGCCACAACAAATTTATACAGCGCTTTAAATGTGACCTCTCCCGATCCCTCAAAGCGCCTTAAAGGGGTCGGTTTATTGACATCATGAACATGCGTGCACCACTTGTCTACGACATGGTTAAACTAAGTCGTTCCTCGGGAGTCGTTCTTTTTGCGATAATCACATGACCTTATCATTGTAGTTTTAGAATTTCCAGTCTTTTCCAGTCTCGTTATCCCTGGCACTCCTTCCTTCTTCCCCCTGTGAGTTACTTACTTTCTTCCGGCCAccacttttttcatttttaactgaaaacctccattttgagaaattgcAATATTTACGGTTAGTGTGTCTGGCTAGATAATAATTGTACTACTTTTAAACTTAATGATAAAACGTCAAGTGCGTTGTCGCTCCATGCAGCTTAGCTGTCCACCGGGGCTGTCCATGGTTCCACCGTGTCAGGTCATTCATGGCTACCAGCCGTAATAATCGAAATAAtcgctataataataataataataataataataataataataataataataataataataataataataataataagaataagaataataataataataataataataataataataatgcaacatTTTCACAGCCTAAAATGTGTAATTTGGTGTTAAAATGCGTATATTACGCAAACATGATTCTTATATTTAGCATTTTAATAAAATGCGCACATGCTGCATTTTATATATTCAGCATGTGATTCACCATGTGATTATTTTGCGAACATTTCCAATCCCGATTCACACGATATGAAAGGTCTTTAGGCAATATGACGTCATGTTTCCGTGGTatgtataaaacaataattatttgaaaccATAGAATATGGAAACTGTTATTTTTATTAGTTAAAAATCGAAGTGAAGTATGCGGCTGgctggggtggctacggggctgttattaaaacgtttttaatacaGTTTTtcatgagaaaaaaatccataatttttgctcttttataacaaaattatcaagcaaaaataaatgcatcaacccccACAAAAAGACTAAATCCGTCCGAATGTATTGcgtgtagtacgcggagtgcgctTACATAATCAATGCATGGTTCGCATTTTTCTAACGATTGCTCTGGTTGGTTCCGGCTATCTATataaagacctgagcgcaagaaggccgtaagtccacttggcccctcaacatgtatacactaaagttacgtatagtttcgtataggtATAATAGGTtggtaatgtttatacatgttcagttgccaaaacaaatctttcacaacctttcatgatgttcaccctggaacatgtattaaacattataaagccTTAAGAAACTATACggaactttagtgtatacatgttgaggggccaagtggacttacggtcttcttgcgctcaggtttcATATGAAGGCCTAATTGATTAGGCCTAGTACTTACACCGTTGCGCAAACCACCCTGCTACGGAATTACAGTTGTCCGTTGTTCCATCATGACTGCATTCATCCAAACCATTTTCCGTACCTGTGCACTGTACATTTGACATCCAAGCGTTAGTTGATTGAGGTACTGCCTCCACATATTCCCACACATCAATCATCATGATCGTACCACCAAATTGCAGTTGACGACAAACTACATCTGCATCATTTTCATCCCAGTTGTTACCACACACTGGACCCCAAACTCCGTTGTTTTGTACTTCCACTTCGCCCGTAGTTTCCTCAACAGTAGGCCAATCTTCATATTCATATTCCATAAAGGAAACATCAACAAGGCGGACTGAAAGAGGTGCAAAATAAGACTTGTAAGGTTTCTTTTAAATGTATGGCTCAGAGGTACTAGTCTGAGAACCATACTAGCCACCCGTATCCACCTGCTATGAAGAAATGACACCCAGAATGGCACCCTAATTTTTTGAATACTTGGCCACAcgctattaaaagggcatttcgagaTCCATGCACAGCCTCATCgcaccacttttctcaaaaaaagtttagatttttataccactggaattctctggctacatgtttggctaggatcacgaaatcaagttgaattttacTTTTAACAAGCATATTTGGCACCACAGATATTGTTGCCCATGCCCTGCAGTAATTCAAGGTTAAATTTTGAACAGAATTAATTCGGTGAAAATGACATGATggacacttgtcaaatcctacaagtAGATAATACCCTGACGGCCCCTCCCCTTTGATCAGCAGGCGTTCATGTGGCTCCGGAttttaaaaaattacaaatttgaagTCGAAAAGTTAACTCCATCAGAGATATGACTCCATGCACTATAGACGAaaccaatttcacgcattcctacaaaTGAATGGCGGCcgtagctgggtccccgtcggctcaatctcccCTAAAATGTGAAAAGCTGTGGCCTTGGACTAATTTTAAACTGCTTTCTatatatcacccgtgttacacgtagacaaaagaatgatgacagtttacaacacaaaagaatctaacatcgatttttaagcggctttaatccacccaaacaattgggcagtcacaacaccagtttggtgttgcggggacccaataatggccgaccaaatcctgcatgacttggctcgttggattcgtctataggtcagATTTTCAGCCTTCTTCGCACACGGCTACAATATCGAAtgcatttttgtcttttttttcacgTGTCCAGTGGTTAGAATTcgcgtttttgttttgtttttcttctaaaattgttttcaatAATTCCACCACAAGTTATTCTGAGAGCGAAAGACTCTGCTTCATATTGAAAGGAAATCTACACCACTTACTAGTATCCCCGAGACCGATGGTCTCGGTGGTGGTTGCctctgtggtggtggtggtggtgggtgcctctgtggtggtggtggtggtgggtgcctctgtggtggtggtggtggtggtggtgggtgcctctgtggtggtggtggtggtggttgccTTATTGCCTTTGCCGTGGCGAAAGCCTCCCCGATTATCCCAATGCCAACCGCTTACCTCACAGATCAAGATAAGCACAATGCAAAGCATCACAGCCTTGCCCATGTTGAAAGCGTCCAtctataaatttaaagaaatataaaaggaaaATTATCCattagtctattaatgatttcataatgcattgaatttgaatgcattttgaaatcattaatagactatgacatgaatacatattatcaattttcatattaaaaatacaaaacatcttgattttttttttttttttttatttggataAAAATAATCCTAGAAATTGTaaaggtccagggacactacaaaaccggattttttattttattttttgcaattttttttgcaatttcgggtacccggttacccgcccgaaaaatgcggcgtgtacccgggtacaaaattactcgaaaatgccaggcctaaattataaaccacacactttcctttaataaatccattttttttttccaaaactcactctctagcaatgaatgtgttacaagtggacttttatacatactggatttcaatgaatgtgttacaagactcaaatcatggaattgggtggttctttcatacatgctatttttcacatgctcaatagacacagaggatgaatttgagttgttctttcatacatatgacaggcctatgtatagcaacaatttcccatgcttaactcaatttagccaacgtatggacttgggtgggttttgtattcatatattcaattggatTCACGGTatagcaattctgaaattctcAAGAAACTCGATTTCgtgattgtaggcctatatgtacctCTTccgggcttctacctttaaaagcatgtaagctacattgataccgatgccaccaatagaacgagtaGATTTgcaccttcattttgcataccactttgaccaatttttttctcatttcttcacaaaatgcaaaaaacccgcaaaaaaaatccaatgggtgtagtacccccttaatgttcaCTGGCGTGAACAAATTACTCTGATTTACTCTCGCAGATGATTtaaacaataatataatataatataatataatataatataatataatataatataatataatataatataatataatatattataattcaaaggggcatttcgtgacaGCTTCATCCCTCCACTTTTGAGATTTTAataccactggaaatctctggctacataatgtttatgtgtaaaaaaaaaattcttgcagattaattcgtttagcaaaaatatcgtgaaattcgaATTACGTTCTGGCATAGAACCTGGTTCTGgttcaccagaacgaaattacaaattGGAGCAGTGTGTCAATACACAAAGCATGCATAACttccaaacgcaaaatcggaatcaactgaaatttagaGAACAAATTATTTTTTCGTGTATATCTTctgaaaaattacataaaaagaggatgcttggatcacgaataatataatataaataataatataatataatataatataatataatataatataatataatataatataatataatataatataattttatcATATTACACTAATGCCATTTACAATTTTCATAATTAACGAAGTGATTTTCCTAATATAAACATGAACAGGCACGAGAATTAGAGAATACACATTCATGAAAAAGTCTGGCAAAGtgtgtaaaatttgacaaaagcacctgaaaatgggctgaaaatatataaaattgcGGGTATTTTGACTTGATCACAAAAGTCTGGTTCCAGTGATTTGACTGGAAATCTCATGCCTGTAATAACCAAAGAAGATATAATTTTAATACACCTTctctactaccatgactacggatTCATTGTAATTCCGGAGGCGGAGAGGGACTTGGGTACCACCCAAGCCGCTACGGTGGTGTTCGTGGATTACCAGATGCCTTGTACAACTCAAATATTACTACAAAGTTATTTTGTATGTAATAAACACCGCACAAAAAAGAAccacaacaaaaacacaaaaaaagaaACCACACCACCAACAAGAAAGTCCACAATGCTTGGATGGATTGTATCTTTCTCTgcaatacaataaataaataaataaataaataaataaataaataaataaataaataaataaataaataaataaataaataaataaataaataaataaataaataaataaataaataaataggcataaataaataaataaatcaatcaatcaatcaatcaatcaatcaatcaataaataggcctaaataaataaataaataggcctaaataaataaataaataaataaataaaattaaaaaataactacaTGAATGTACGGACAATTTTAATAGCTGcagtttaatcatgttaatacctTACTTGTGTAAAACTAAATATGAAGTTTACCTGAAATAATATAAACTGCGATTTGAAAAGTTGTACATCTATTACGTTGAAAATAAAGCCActatgtacgatttccgtcaaaattGAATTTTGGTTATTCTTTACCTAAAATGCTGAAATATTTTTAGTAATAATTGTCAGGAATGGTTTCTGCCCGTATTAAGCCGAAAAACAAGGTAAGATGAAAGAAACCCCAGTTACCCCCCCCGGGttaccccactggctattttggccttcaaaatggagttctatttgaaattcatgtccaaattgctctgttgacctacaaaaacAACGAACGTGGCCGATTCTATTTAGTGTAAGTTGGGACACAATATAACAAAACATCaggataaaaaaaataacaaaattcatattataagatcgtacattatgactgaAATATACTATAACTTATATCGTTAACGAGTTAGCAGTCGAGTAAAGGATCAATAAATTGAATTAGAAGTAGGCATAAAAAATTATAATACATGGTACAATTCCggatttcaattttcttttttgcttttCTTGAAACACATGCCCTAACAATGAAATGAGCTGATTGCACTTCGTCATTGACTAATTACGACAAAAATTGAGAAATGGTATAACAGGATTCTTGAATTGAGAGTCACACATCGTCTAAGAAATAGATCAAAACAGCCCTCAAATGTACACATGTTAAAACACTGATCCAATGTGATATCGCATAtagttataatatataatattgtattttaattgtaatttatACTAGCAAGCTATGCCATGGGTGACAAAATACAGCATCAAACTTACTAACGATTTATAAAATCAGTCTTCTATATAGAGGCAATGATACGATACGTCTGGCAAATATTAAGTTCAACTGAAGTTGCAATTATAGGACAAAGAAATCAAGTAAGTTGTAACACTCACCATGTGCTAATTACGTTCTAGTTCAACGTTGACTAGTATTGCAAAAAGTTCCGAAATTCCGTTCTGTAGGCGAAATACTTCAGACTCTGAGCAAAGCTGGTTCGCGTGTTGTTTCTAGGACCGCAAATAGGATTTGGAAAACATCGAGAGAGAGGAGGCGGTACttatcactatatcaatttttcaaAGGAATATTATTTTGATCACCTATAACAGGCGTCCAAccaaatttgcataattacataccctgcaaaaatctgagattttaaacaaaaattcccGGGACGGAATTGATCAACAATCACATTATCTGACACGTGGCGATCTAGTGAGAGAAGAAAACCGCCAATGGGTGCaaatcccggggggcacttcaatatgaaatggatatagatgtagggctggcgctttcgcactaaggggtatattcggtgagagcaaaatgtaaaaaatatggggtcattgggtgagaacatgacctttttttaaatggaatctttgggtgagagccgaaacagcgccacagaaacctcgaaaatcgaatttctagttctaaatggcttcaactttctttgttttcttaaaataagaaacaaaatcagtgctaaatgaaagttgctgttcaaattgaacttgtaagggtctttgggtgacagatcaaatggaaaaataggggtcttcgggtgacagagtatgtgttcataaaaaatatgggatctttgggtgacagcgatgctgaaaagggggtcttaacagccctacatacgcgtcacctccaaagttgagtgccccccgcgGTGTAAATATACGAAATACAGACCTCAGAAACTTATAtataggtaccagttatgttcacccctgtatatcctaaacataaaaagacaaatatgtcaccAGCAGCCTCGAACTGTACTTTTTAGgtaaagacctcattttttgaaatcgattaaagaaacggtgatcgaaaACCCAAGGAATGATACATTCAAAAGTTATCAATGGAACGCGCTCGTTCGTCGTTCTCTTGTCGAGAATACACTGTGCAAGGCCAGGCAAACAAGTAGAAAGACACGGAAAGACTAATTGCACAAAAAGCGCCTATATGAGCAGTAAATTGTAAATTGAACAAGTATAAAAcagcagccattcaatgatgccaaaacctttatgcgttacgtaattaaaacacccagtcagatgtatttcacatctgcccaacacaagtcacccaatttcgataactggacgttgaatgtacactctcatgaatattaattggcaacattttccaatatgtcagcgctcaaatcggacacaatagaacaatagacccttcagtgcgttgtgtGCGACACGTTCGTTCTTGCATTGCGTGcctagtaaaaacaataaaatacaacagcaATTGTCAGATTGTACCCTTCTTTTACCAAAATCCCATTATCATTATCATGGTTAATATAATATACTGCTATAAATTAATTCAAATACCATATTGAATTATTAGTAATTTCAGTTTTTCAAAAACAAGATGGGAATATTTTGTCAATTAATTAAATCGATGTGTTTTTGTCATCATTAGTAGTATCACGAGAACGATCAGCACACCCAAATGCGATTAGTAAAAACCATATGCCCTAATGTATTTAGCATTCATCAAACCAAGTTGTGAATATACTTGATAATATCACAAATAATCACCGTTTACAAGTTAGAAAACAATGGTATATAATATTTGGGAGGAAACGCATTATTGTTGTGATTTAGGttatgatatcaaatcattttgattttttgaaattcgcaatttaatacacattttatggcaaatgattaaaaattgatatttttgatatttaacagtacttgaagtaaactttataaatctaatgatttatacttaaactgtatgtaggtgggatgaaaagccgacgatcaattgaaaaatttgacctttcgtattgaagatatggattttttttcccaaaacaccaaaaaaatttggtcttttggggaaaaaatccatatcttcaatatgaaaggtcaaaattttcaattgatcgtcggcttttcctccctgctacatacactttaagaatatatcattagatttatataatttacttcgaggactgttatatatcaaaaatttgaaaaatatcaaatttttataatttgtcataaaatttgtattatattgtgatttaaaaaatgaaaattatttgatatcagaaagacatgcttcgtattcagaattcaattcgataggtctgaggtgctctcatgtcccacaaaaaatactgtcgaaacgcaataaacgctcattttggatcccttaatttaCTGAGCTGTTTCCAACGTGCGGTGTCAAACCTGTTTTTGGAATCATTATTAGTCCTACTCGAAAGTGAAGCAGGCATTCTTTCTTtacttaaaaatattaaaattaatgatgttccattttcaccataaaatgttattataatacGCCAAGTCTGTCGGGGCCTGTcagcctattttctcggagattaggggtcgcacgttcctcaaacttggtgggtaggtgcgacTTGGCGCGAGCCAGACCAAGTTTGCATTTGCTAGTATATTACTACCCCGGGGACCCCGTCCTGGGGTCTTCTCTCTTAATCCCCATAGGTTGCCATGGCCAGTCTCTCTTATTACACCATGACCAGGTAACTAACACGTGAAATTTAATGGGAACGACCAACGATGCAAGacaaaaaaaatgtcaaggtcattttggggtcattcgaggtcatatcgccatagattgtgacggtttcatgaaatttggtgagaacGACCCGGATACAAGACAAAATATGTCAAGGTTATTTTGGGGCCattcggggtcatccggggtcaaatcgccatagattgtcgcaggttcatgaactTTGGTGGGATGGACCGCCGATGGGAGACCAAAATtgccaaggtcattttggggtcatccgggtgtcaaatcgccatagattgcaGGTTCTGGAAATTTGGTGGCATTGACCACTGATGCGAGACCAAAAATGgcagtcattttggggtcattcggggtcatccgggatcaatagattgttgcaggtttatgaaatttggtgagaaCGGTCAACGATGCAAGacaaaaaaaatgtcaaggtcattttggggtcatcggggtcaaattgccatatattgttgcaggttcataaaATTTGGTGAGAACGAAACGATGCATgacaaaaaaatgtcaaggtcattttggggccatagattgttgcaggttcatgaaatttggtggcaTTGACCGCTGCTACGAAACCAAAAATGCCAAAGTCGTTTTAGGGTCattcggggtcatccggggtcaaattgccatagattgtcgcaggttcatgaaatttggtgcgaTTGACCactagaccaggttaaaactgagctaagtaccactttttttaaatggccgccaaaatccaatgaaaaacatatatatggttaaattagtcactttaggggcatGTTTAatcagattttggatttttattgatagcaataatgtactactaagtcaggttattaatatgaaggtgacaagaggtcacagctgagggcgctttttcaaaatggccgccaaactcaatgaaaaacatatatatggttaaattagtcactttaggggcatatttaaccagattttggatttttattgatagcaataatgtactactaagtcaggttattaatatgaaggtaacaagtcacagctgagggcgctttttttcaaaatggccgccaaaatcaatgaaaatcatATTAGTCACTCAAGTAGTAGTTAATAGTTATCTTTGACAttttgaactgataaaaaagtacttcagggtggtaaaggtagattctgatttaaaatggcggcaatgatgactaccagaattgcctttTTATATTAAAGAAGACTCCAAAAGCAACTTGTAAACTAGAGTGCCGCAAAAGTGTTGCTTACAGTATTATAAATTGTCAGTTTTTGCATGGTTTCACTGAtgcatttctctttgttttgatcctcaggatcactcaaagcgctattttctgaaaaatcttcATAGTCATTTTCTCTACCAATAGTTCTTGGACGTCCTCGGGCATTACCGTTTCAACCCATTTAGGTTCCATGTTTTCGTTCCACCCATTGTCAACAATGTTTCCACCCGTATACAGTGACATCTCCTGCTCTCCACTCTATTGCAATGAAATTTGTGCGAAGGATATGAAGCGCCAGAGCCTGCTTACATGGTGGTAGTAAGGATATATTTGTaatctttttatcttttgaaaacttttgatcaAAAATATCGTATCTTGCTCCGTTGACATCTTTGCCATTCACTCCGTATAGAAGTGAAACGTACTCCTCTAGCTCTTTGCATAAACTTTCTGACGGAAAATCTAATACTCCAATGCTGCAGAATGTGTCCACAAACTTTGGCTTTGACTCCAGAAGCTTCCAGGGGGTCTACCAGCACTGACGTTTCCCCTTACAAAAAAAAAGCTGAGTTGTAATCATTGCCAGTGAATGCGTGAAATCCAATCAGGGATGACTTCTTAGCTGCTAGTCAATATCGTTAAATTTAAAGGCCTTGTCTCCATCATGAACGAAATGGGATAAAGAAATGACTGCAATGTCTATGTCTCCCGAATGTAAACGGATGATTGCTATACCTTTACTGCATGCTTTGCATGCAAGATGACACAAAGGCCTTTAAATCGAGCGATATTGACTTAACAGCAGCTCAGAAGTCATTGGATTTCACGCATTCACTGGCAGTGATTACAACTCAGCTTTTTTTTGCAAGGTGAAACGTCAGTGCTGGAAGCTTCTGGAGTCAAAGCCAAAGTTTGTGGACACATTCTGCAAAATCGGACAATTTATAACACTGTAAGCAACAATTTTACGGCAATTTAGTTTACAAGTTGCTTTTGGGGtcttctttaacatgtttaatgcataaaggcaattctggttgtcatcattgccgccattttaaatcagaatctacCTTTACCACCCTGAAGAATAaagttcaaaaagtcaaaaactataactttttttccaaattaagtaacatttcctgacgctttttcgttgatatcatactttccttcaattgttaccattttgaaaaaaaagcactctcgcctgtgacatcctattaccttcgtattaataatctgacctagtaatgctttaccgctatcaataacaacatccaaaatctgatgGAGTTTACcacttaagtgactaatttaacaatataaATGCTTTTCATTGatcttggcggccattttgagaaaaaggcCCTCAGCtatgacctcctgttaccttcatattaattacctgacttagtagtaccaTAGACAATAGAGAGTAGTACATTATTACTATCAACAGAATCCAAATTCTGGTTAAATATAATGCCACTGAAGTGACTATAATTTAACCATGTATATGTTTGTCATtgattttggctgccattttgaaaaaaacgccctcagctgtgacctcctgttacctttatattaataacctgacttggtagtaaattattgctatcaataaaaatataaaatctggtttaaatatgcccctaaagtgactaatttaatcatatatatgtttttcattgagtttggcggccattttgaaaaagctccctcagctgtgacctcctgtcaccttcatattaataacctgacttagtagtacattattgctatcaataaaaatcccaAATTTGattaaatatgcccctaaagtgactaatttaaccatatttttcattggattttggcggccattttgaaaaaagcgtcCGCACGGAAAAGTTTAcaggttacgggctttttacccaaaaaaatCTTGTTCtacatgcaaaactggtccaggtAAACCACATGAGAATTTcttgttctccaagtggtacttagctcagttttaacctggtctaacaGATACGAGACCAAaaagtcattttggggttatTCGGGGTCATCCGGGTTCAAATCGCCACAGATGTTTGCAGGTTCATAAAATTTGGTGGGATCGACCACTGATGCAAGACCAAAAATGttaaagtcattttggggtcattcggggtcaaatcgccatagattgttgcaggtttatgaaatttggtgggatcGACCACTGATGAAGACCAAAAATGTttaagtcattttggggtcattcggggtcaaatcgccatagattgttgcaggtttatgaaatttggtgaTTTGGGAAGGACCACTCTAGCGAAAATTTAAACTGACTGAAAACTTCTACAAACCACCCAAACCGAGAATTCTTCTGTTTTTACAAACtgtgaaagacgggtgaccgcctacaatcccggtcataattgttcgaacactttaacatgggtacctcaaatatgcccccattccccctgatcaatgttgttggttgttttttttggtcatgaacccctagaaacatccaacattgattggtggggcagggggttgtagtagtaggaaatggttcagacttcacgtcaaagaa includes the following:
- the LOC140168352 gene encoding uncharacterized protein — its product is MMDAFNMGKAVMLCIVLILICEVSGWHWDNRGGFRHGKGNKATTTTTTTEAPTTTTTTTTEAPTTTTTTEAPTTTTTTEATTTETIGLGDTIRLVDVSFMEYEYEDWPTVEETTGEVEVQNNGVWGPVCGNNWDENDADVVCRQLQFGGTIMMIDVWEYVEAVPQSTNAWMSNVQCTGTENGLDECSHDGTTDNCNSVAGWFAQRSIISIITAGSHE